In the genome of Leptospiraceae bacterium, one region contains:
- a CDS encoding serine/threonine-protein phosphatase: protein MKSYWNVFVIYFASLIFFIFLYYKFFHHEFYREPFFYFHDNKIYYSEKEYLNLNLQIIEFLQEIEPNKLLLITNHQSLVVDKVAYNFEKFIKTFYVPIILSLILLFYGIWFYENLQDFFFSLFFFLQSIFLFLSLLTLYYPEVFFYFLLWNIVTILTVISYININIRFLGKSINTFILLIEAIIFFFFSLLLLLQDVPIRPSDLLNLYQNSFFIAFFVFLVVNIIRLFQKNLDRIEKLKILSFLFGNIFGALPLVLFLNLKSVNVVIYLFLYFLYPSLITYSLYRMYILPTQVIITKTFVFGVFSLFFVLFYFLLIYHYNASFPGHLEKYRILYDLIFLAFLVLAIEPLRERVYLFFRKKFLIPEKKYIDSLMRLSNILSRIYRPVLALELFLKEVQKTLEIDRCFFLFPDSYIPSMKIESKYVLSLPSSNVIWSYVQPEKMMATTYIVYSTGNRKQLFDFLYQNQILLMVGLGERPNLTEFIRQKALLIVSKFYKIFKREELEIYQKLLSHQIPKAAILFGFPKDRNKFLLKELRYVQEVSRLASLLLKNIYNLFLEVEKRKKIRYVLHSGKFQRKLSVHTKNYPNGVSIHYVNQPALSVSGDYIDILSLDSNRIAVFLGDVSGHGLGTGYLVSAIRSIVHYVMKNQQSLRDTINCINLFLSERYKGYEFFTLSAFILDVPKGKIEFINAAHSGILIKPPNGDIVKLEKTQRILGLNPMGYETYFYNIKPKTKIFLCSDGVYETLDENGEFFGEERFLEFIKNNHHLPLIEITKKLLDELNAFRNSKTPQDDTSFLVLEYDPPRTFLETILEKVLPKSYEK, encoded by the coding sequence ATGAAGAGTTATTGGAATGTTTTTGTTATCTATTTTGCAAGCTTGATTTTTTTCATTTTTTTATATTATAAGTTTTTTCACCATGAATTCTATCGGGAGCCGTTTTTTTATTTCCATGATAATAAAATCTATTATTCAGAAAAAGAATATTTAAACTTAAATCTCCAAATCATTGAATTTTTGCAAGAAATTGAACCCAATAAACTTCTTTTGATTACCAATCATCAAAGTTTAGTGGTTGATAAAGTTGCTTATAATTTTGAAAAGTTTATAAAAACATTTTATGTTCCCATCATTCTTAGTTTGATTCTTTTGTTCTATGGAATATGGTTTTATGAAAATCTACAGGATTTCTTTTTTTCTTTATTTTTCTTTCTACAGAGTATTTTTCTTTTTCTGTCATTATTGACTCTTTATTATCCTGAGGTTTTCTTTTACTTTCTTTTGTGGAATATCGTAACAATTCTGACAGTCATCTCTTATATCAACATAAATATACGTTTTTTGGGCAAAAGTATTAATACTTTTATCTTATTAATAGAAGCAATCATTTTTTTCTTTTTTTCTCTATTACTTTTGTTACAAGATGTTCCCATTAGACCAAGTGATTTACTGAACCTATATCAAAATAGCTTTTTTATTGCCTTCTTTGTCTTTTTGGTAGTTAATATAATACGGCTTTTCCAGAAAAACTTGGATCGAATTGAAAAACTCAAAATCTTGAGTTTTCTTTTTGGCAATATTTTTGGTGCCCTCCCTCTGGTTTTGTTTTTGAATTTGAAAAGTGTGAATGTGGTTATATATTTGTTTCTTTACTTTCTTTATCCCTCATTGATTACTTATAGTCTTTATCGAATGTATATTCTGCCAACACAAGTTATCATTACAAAGACCTTTGTATTTGGCGTATTTTCTCTTTTTTTCGTATTGTTCTACTTTCTTTTGATTTATCATTATAATGCCTCTTTTCCTGGACATTTGGAAAAATACAGAATCCTCTATGATTTGATTTTTTTAGCATTTTTGGTTTTAGCGATTGAGCCTCTAAGGGAAAGGGTATATCTATTTTTCAGAAAGAAGTTTTTGATTCCTGAAAAAAAATACATCGACTCTTTGATGAGGTTATCCAACATCCTCTCAAGAATATATCGTCCTGTTTTGGCACTGGAACTTTTTTTAAAAGAAGTTCAAAAGACTTTAGAAATTGATAGATGTTTTTTTTTATTTCCTGATTCTTACATTCCTTCTATGAAAATCGAAAGTAAGTATGTATTATCTCTTCCTTCATCAAATGTGATTTGGAGCTACGTTCAACCAGAGAAAATGATGGCAACTACTTATATTGTTTATTCAACTGGCAATCGAAAGCAACTCTTCGATTTTCTGTATCAAAATCAAATTCTCCTCATGGTGGGATTAGGAGAAAGACCTAATCTTACTGAGTTCATTAGACAAAAAGCTCTTCTTATAGTTAGTAAATTTTATAAAATTTTCAAAAGAGAAGAATTGGAAATATATCAAAAACTCCTAAGTCATCAAATCCCCAAAGCAGCCATCCTTTTTGGATTTCCAAAAGATCGAAATAAATTCCTTTTGAAAGAATTGCGTTATGTCCAAGAAGTAAGTAGATTAGCTTCTTTGTTATTAAAGAATATTTATAATTTATTTTTAGAAGTTGAAAAGCGAAAGAAAATCAGATATGTTCTTCATTCTGGGAAATTTCAGCGAAAATTAAGTGTTCATACGAAAAATTACCCAAATGGTGTTTCTATTCATTATGTGAATCAGCCTGCGTTGTCTGTTTCAGGAGATTATATTGATATTCTTTCTTTGGATAGCAATCGTATAGCAGTATTTTTAGGAGATGTGAGTGGTCATGGACTTGGAACAGGTTATTTGGTTAGCGCTATTCGCTCGATCGTTCATTACGTCATGAAAAATCAACAGTCACTAAGAGATACAATAAATTGTATCAATCTGTTCTTATCCGAAAGATACAAGGGATATGAATTTTTTACTTTATCTGCTTTTATCTTAGATGTCCCAAAAGGAAAGATTGAATTCATAAATGCTGCTCACTCTGGGATACTTATCAAACCTCCGAATGGAGATATTGTCAAACTGGAAAAAACTCAACGAATCCTTGGTCTTAATCCTATGGGGTATGAAACATATTTTTACAACATCAAACCAAAAACGAAAATATTTCTTTGTTCTGATGGAGTTTATGAAACCTTAGACGAGAATGGCGAATTTTTTGGCGAAGAACGTTTTCTTGAGTTCATAAAAAATAATCACCACCTACCCCTCATAGAAATAACAAAAAAACTTTTGGATGAGCTAAATGCCTTTCGGAATTCAAAAACCCCTCAAGATGATACATCATTTTTAGTATTAGAATATGATCCCCCACGAACCTTTTTAGAAACAATCTTGGAAAAAGTATTACCCAAGAGCTACGAGAAATGA
- the mdh gene encoding malate dehydrogenase, with amino-acid sequence MSRKKIALIGAGQIGGTLALLAAQKELGDIVLYDIVEGVPQGKGLDIYESTPIDGYNAKVIGTNDYKDIEGADICIVTAGLPRKPGMSRDDLVHTNAKIVKEVAENIKKYAPNSFVIVITNPLDAMVYVMYKVTGFPKNRVMGMAGVLDSARFRTFISMETGISVEDITAFVLGGHGDDMVPLPRYSTIAGIPLPEFPGLTKEKIDAMVERTRNGGGEIVNLLKTGSAFYAPAMSAITMAESILKDQKRIFPCAVLCEGEYGHHGIFMGVPVVLGKNGVEKIIEIQLTEEEKNALNKSAQSVKNLIKIVEESGILN; translated from the coding sequence ATGTCAAGAAAGAAGATTGCTTTGATTGGTGCTGGTCAAATCGGTGGCACCTTGGCATTACTTGCTGCTCAGAAAGAATTAGGAGATATTGTTTTGTATGATATTGTCGAAGGGGTCCCCCAAGGAAAAGGCTTAGACATATACGAATCCACTCCCATCGATGGATACAATGCTAAAGTAATTGGAACAAATGATTATAAAGACATAGAAGGCGCAGATATCTGTATTGTAACCGCAGGACTTCCAAGAAAGCCCGGAATGTCAAGAGATGATCTTGTTCACACCAATGCAAAAATTGTCAAAGAAGTTGCAGAAAACATCAAAAAATATGCACCTAATTCTTTTGTTATAGTCATTACCAACCCCCTTGATGCAATGGTTTACGTGATGTATAAAGTCACAGGTTTTCCCAAAAATCGAGTGATGGGCATGGCAGGAGTTTTGGATTCTGCAAGATTTCGAACCTTCATTTCTATGGAAACTGGTATATCAGTAGAAGATATTACCGCTTTTGTTTTAGGTGGACATGGTGATGATATGGTTCCCCTTCCACGTTATTCTACAATTGCTGGTATTCCTCTGCCTGAATTTCCCGGACTCACCAAAGAAAAAATTGATGCTATGGTGGAAAGAACCCGCAATGGCGGTGGAGAAATCGTCAACTTACTAAAAACTGGCTCAGCATTCTATGCTCCGGCAATGAGTGCTATCACAATGGCTGAGTCCATCTTGAAAGATCAAAAACGGATTTTCCCTTGTGCTGTGCTTTGCGAAGGTGAATACGGACATCATGGAATCTTTATGGGTGTCCCCGTAGTTTTAGGAAAAAATGGTGTCGAAAAAATCATAGAAATACAGCTCACAGAAGAAGAAAAAAACGCCCTCAATAAATCTGCTCAGTCTGTAAAAAACCTTATAAAAATCGTAGAAGAATCAGGAATTCTCAACTAA
- a CDS encoding EAL domain-containing protein, whose amino-acid sequence MEAKREIQLQNKIYEDEELFKKTHIAPHRGKPIFLIRFEFLKGTTYHKFAEILQNEIHFLVNTTSIDFGFFLNQKEEFLLLAISPFSGWSEHEFPNLDNAVGKFLDYYEKHKKISFRFGIGRTACNFISESDEIYQELYTASKKNLDDNLTRWKWTFLNRANTYLSSSSKEAVIQPTIYFHPQKKTFSVVGGEVFIGGGLYHSYKDLIKDIPSDQNIHRFELLILEKLILASEGCKGTLKFNISPESFIEIFKDLIRVKRFHGLVKSRNLEPKNIRIELIEKPFEEKDIKLKEVCKFFWDYGFSFSADDFGVRSQSHQVVLELGLMIKEIKLDPLSFQYKKDEDQIKFLDNLAFIDYCQHLANNRDAIITAEAVEDIETLQFLIERKIYYFQTNLLCGKMSIPDYKKYFEIMQDLPFEVFQEIYYETPKKILRSEKNNVFLLYHQREQKKEKTLK is encoded by the coding sequence ATGGAAGCTAAACGAGAGATACAACTACAGAATAAAATCTATGAAGATGAAGAGCTATTCAAAAAAACTCATATTGCACCCCATAGAGGAAAACCTATTTTTTTGATCCGTTTCGAGTTTTTGAAGGGAACTACGTATCATAAATTTGCGGAGATATTACAAAACGAAATCCACTTTTTGGTTAATACGACAAGTATCGATTTTGGATTTTTTCTTAATCAAAAAGAAGAATTTTTGCTTCTTGCAATCTCTCCATTTAGTGGTTGGAGTGAACATGAATTCCCCAATTTGGACAATGCTGTTGGTAAATTTTTAGACTATTACGAAAAACACAAAAAAATTTCATTTCGTTTTGGCATTGGAAGAACTGCTTGTAATTTTATCTCTGAGAGTGATGAAATTTATCAAGAATTATATACAGCTTCAAAAAAAAATTTAGATGATAACCTAACAAGGTGGAAGTGGACATTTTTAAATCGAGCTAATACTTATCTTTCTTCTTCATCCAAAGAAGCTGTTATTCAACCAACAATCTATTTTCATCCTCAGAAAAAAACGTTTTCGGTTGTGGGCGGAGAAGTATTCATTGGGGGAGGATTATATCATAGCTATAAAGATTTGATTAAAGATATTCCTTCAGATCAAAATATCCATCGATTTGAACTTTTGATTTTAGAAAAGCTCATCTTAGCAAGTGAAGGTTGTAAAGGAACCTTGAAGTTTAATATTTCTCCAGAGTCTTTTATAGAAATCTTTAAAGACCTCATTCGTGTGAAGAGATTTCATGGTTTAGTAAAAAGTAGAAACTTAGAACCAAAAAATATTCGCATAGAGCTCATAGAGAAACCTTTTGAAGAAAAAGACATCAAGCTAAAGGAAGTTTGTAAATTTTTCTGGGATTATGGATTCAGTTTTTCTGCAGATGATTTTGGTGTGAGAAGTCAAAGCCATCAGGTAGTTTTGGAATTAGGATTGATGATTAAAGAAATCAAGCTGGATCCCTTGAGCTTTCAATACAAGAAAGATGAAGATCAAATCAAGTTTTTGGATAATTTAGCTTTCATTGACTACTGTCAACACTTGGCAAACAATCGAGATGCCATTATCACCGCTGAAGCGGTAGAAGATATAGAAACCCTACAATTTCTGATCGAAAGAAAAATTTATTATTTCCAAACGAACTTGCTTTGCGGAAAAATGAGTATTCCTGATTACAAAAAGTATTTCGAGATCATGCAAGATTTACCTTTTGAGGTTTTTCAAGAGATTTACTACGAAACTCCGAAAAAAATTTTGAGGAGCGAAAAAAACAATGTTTTTTTACTTTATCACCAAAGAGAACAAAAAAAAGAAAAAACATTGAAGTAA
- the bshB1 gene encoding bacillithiol biosynthesis deacetylase BshB1, which translates to MYRILCIGAHPDDVEMGMGGTVALLTSQGYEVLILDLTDGEPTPHGSPEIRLKEAQKAAEILRAQRLTLDMPNRYLEDTIENRKKIAKVIREFRPNYIFAPYFDDAHPDHVAASKLADAARFYAKLTKSDIPGEPFYPQRVIYYFPLHIRLRIMPSFLVDISEYLEIKRQAVYCYESQFFLSKRESILELLFLENKYWGKQANVVAAEPFFQKEIPLYKKWPLGYQ; encoded by the coding sequence ATGTATCGCATACTTTGTATTGGAGCACACCCTGATGATGTGGAAATGGGAATGGGAGGAACAGTGGCATTACTCACCTCACAAGGATATGAAGTATTAATTTTAGACCTAACAGATGGTGAACCTACACCTCATGGTTCTCCCGAAATCCGCTTAAAAGAAGCCCAAAAGGCAGCGGAAATCTTGAGAGCTCAAAGACTCACACTTGATATGCCAAACCGCTACTTAGAAGATACCATAGAAAATCGAAAAAAAATTGCCAAAGTGATAAGAGAATTTCGACCTAACTATATCTTTGCTCCTTATTTTGACGATGCTCATCCAGATCACGTTGCTGCCTCAAAATTAGCGGATGCTGCAAGGTTTTATGCGAAATTGACAAAGTCAGATATTCCCGGTGAACCGTTTTACCCTCAAAGAGTGATTTATTACTTTCCTTTGCATATTCGACTACGAATTATGCCTTCTTTTTTGGTGGATATATCAGAATATCTGGAAATCAAAAGGCAAGCAGTTTATTGCTATGAGTCGCAATTTTTTTTATCCAAAAGAGAATCAATCCTTGAGCTACTATTTTTGGAAAACAAATACTGGGGTAAACAAGCGAATGTAGTTGCTGCCGAACCCTTCTTCCAAAAAGAAATCCCTTTATACAAAAAATGGCCCTTAGGTTATCAATGA
- a CDS encoding bifunctional ornithine acetyltransferase/N-acetylglutamate synthase codes for MELPKGFYANGWYAGIKKNTNSKDFGFIFSETLASASGVFTQNKFVGNPIIVGREHIKNGKLQCIVVNSGNSNVATGREGLKLAYDTCKWTAKSLKIKPEDVLPSSTGVIGKKLDSKVIENACSKIPHYLDRKPLDFAEAILTTDRFPKTGYYSNEAYTIAGFAKGAGMIHPNMATMLAYIITDVKISSSDLRRLIHFVANKTFNRISVDSDTSTSDTFVIMANGKSKQAISYPIEEWKKLFSFTKKQFLLLINYSNEENKDLLKEVKREVFRGIHFTEESKDFLLNVLGLSMQLAKKIVSDGEGSTKIFRVNVLNAPTAKIAEKIGRSIINSPLIKTAIFGGDPNWGRFLMGIGKVVDAHFDISKIKLYCNQKEFYPKIMDLEEMSEYFKQKEIYIDIDLNQGNANESFWGCDLNYDYVKINSEYTT; via the coding sequence ATGGAGCTACCTAAGGGTTTTTATGCCAATGGATGGTATGCAGGAATCAAAAAAAATACGAACTCAAAAGATTTTGGTTTTATATTCAGTGAAACGTTAGCAAGTGCTTCAGGAGTTTTCACACAAAACAAATTTGTTGGAAACCCAATCATCGTGGGGAGAGAACACATCAAAAATGGAAAATTGCAGTGCATTGTAGTAAACTCAGGAAATTCCAATGTAGCTACCGGAAGAGAAGGTTTGAAGTTAGCTTACGATACTTGTAAGTGGACAGCAAAATCTTTAAAAATCAAACCAGAGGATGTTTTACCCTCGAGCACAGGAGTGATTGGAAAAAAGTTGGATTCAAAAGTCATAGAAAATGCTTGTTCTAAAATCCCTCATTATCTTGATCGAAAGCCTCTTGATTTTGCTGAAGCCATATTGACCACAGATCGATTTCCAAAAACAGGATATTATAGCAATGAAGCATATACAATAGCAGGTTTTGCCAAAGGTGCAGGGATGATTCATCCCAACATGGCAACTATGTTGGCATATATAATTACAGATGTAAAGATTTCTTCTTCTGATTTAAGAAGACTCATTCATTTTGTAGCAAACAAGACATTTAATCGGATTTCTGTGGACTCAGACACATCAACTAGTGATACTTTCGTTATCATGGCGAATGGCAAATCAAAGCAAGCTATTTCATACCCGATTGAAGAATGGAAAAAATTATTTTCTTTTACGAAAAAGCAATTTTTATTATTAATCAATTATTCGAACGAAGAAAATAAAGATTTACTCAAAGAAGTGAAAAGAGAAGTATTTCGAGGAATTCACTTTACAGAAGAATCAAAAGATTTCTTGCTTAATGTTTTGGGGTTAAGTATGCAGTTAGCAAAAAAGATCGTTTCTGATGGTGAGGGTTCAACAAAAATCTTTCGTGTGAATGTTCTAAATGCTCCCACAGCGAAAATTGCTGAAAAAATCGGAAGATCCATCATCAATAGCCCTTTGATCAAAACTGCCATATTTGGAGGTGATCCTAACTGGGGAAGATTTTTAATGGGGATTGGAAAGGTAGTGGATGCTCATTTTGATATTTCGAAAATCAAGCTTTATTGTAATCAAAAAGAGTTTTATCCCAAAATCATGGATTTAGAAGAAATGTCTGAGTACTTCAAGCAAAAAGAAATCTATATCGATATTGACTTGAACCAAGGGAATGCTAACGAAAGCTTTTGGGGTTGTGATTTAAATTATGATTATGTAAAAATCAATTCAGAATATACAACGTAA
- a CDS encoding TIGR02757 family protein, which yields MKDYLRSIEIRYHDPKYIQTDPIKFVYRFQSPYEIELIAFLVSLFAYGNVVAMMNFLELFLQFLGSNPTERILSFKENTSFPYHYRFQTRKDIKTTILFIKELLERKDKFAFVNLWKYSNVDENIYDPIDRFRKEVLSLIPKKYITDGIRHLFCLSEHMTVAKRYCLFFRWMVRRDFPDFGIYDFIPPKKLIFPLDIHILNFSYQNRIIENPFVSRKNAIAITKFFEKFSPEDPVKYDFYITREILSKKFFK from the coding sequence ATGAAAGATTACTTAAGATCAATCGAAATTCGCTATCATGATCCAAAATACATTCAAACTGATCCCATTAAATTTGTGTATCGTTTTCAAAGTCCCTACGAAATAGAGTTGATTGCTTTTTTGGTTTCTCTGTTTGCTTATGGTAATGTTGTTGCGATGATGAATTTTTTAGAGCTGTTCCTTCAATTTTTAGGCTCAAATCCTACTGAGAGAATTTTGTCTTTTAAAGAAAACACTTCTTTCCCCTATCATTATCGTTTCCAGACAAGAAAAGATATCAAAACAACTATTCTTTTTATTAAAGAATTACTTGAGCGAAAAGATAAATTCGCATTTGTAAATTTATGGAAATATTCAAACGTAGATGAAAACATTTATGATCCCATTGATCGTTTTCGAAAAGAAGTTTTGAGTCTAATCCCAAAAAAGTATATTACAGATGGAATTCGTCATCTTTTTTGTTTATCAGAACACATGACTGTGGCAAAGCGATATTGTCTTTTTTTTCGTTGGATGGTGCGTAGGGATTTTCCTGATTTTGGGATTTATGATTTTATCCCACCGAAAAAGCTGATTTTTCCTCTTGACATTCATATTTTGAATTTTAGCTATCAAAACAGGATTATCGAAAATCCTTTTGTTTCTCGTAAAAATGCCATAGCAATTACAAAGTTCTTTGAAAAGTTTTCACCCGAAGATCCCGTAAAATATGATTTTTACATTACAAGAGAAATATTAAGTAAAAAGTTCTTTAAGTAA
- a CDS encoding MBL fold metallo-hydrolase — protein MNYLRPIQVVEDIFWIGFPDFEAGFSNNSYLLCHGNESVLFDPGPAYPMFRDILIEKIQQICPLENIRYIVVHHQDPDLCGMIPYLEKYLSPDLIIIAHGRTSLFLPYYGIRKPIASVQDGDVLVLQSKRRIRFIFTPYMHFAGSMMSYDEQTQTLFSSDIFGVLDKNWKLYADEELIQRAQFFLEYYTDSKEAAMYTYNKLKELPISKILPQHGSIIEEKLVSKFIDMLSNLNPGKLLYVKSVNSKERKIGNEILQEIRDFLKSILDTEINTDNLQEIFHITAKHSITSLLHLYDFIENLEKKYGVTILNQNQELSYETIKNRSLNTEEFIKKVYKKLNIPSKKISSSRIQKFNAFKKNLVIMNFDIRSFTYWSQTQSPEVVFKVLNKEISVVSDIIQTYRGRVNKVLGDGILAYFNEEHINFAFSCAIRIHNRIFKDGLLPAGISFDMGETIVGDVGFEEKFDYTLIGNNVNRAFRLNDIAGKGEISMSKDFFSKLDTKVQNKILQNEYLEQNVFQYGNEEPFEYIKFKVVKYKDNVKLAI, from the coding sequence ATGAATTACCTAAGACCAATACAAGTTGTCGAAGATATATTTTGGATCGGTTTCCCTGATTTCGAAGCAGGATTTTCAAACAATTCTTATTTACTTTGCCATGGAAATGAAAGTGTTCTTTTTGATCCCGGTCCAGCTTATCCCATGTTTCGTGATATTCTGATCGAAAAAATCCAACAGATTTGTCCTTTAGAAAATATACGTTATATCGTTGTTCATCATCAGGATCCTGATTTATGTGGAATGATACCATATTTAGAGAAATACCTATCTCCAGATTTGATTATCATTGCACATGGAAGAACAAGTTTGTTCCTACCCTATTATGGTATTCGTAAGCCTATTGCAAGTGTTCAAGATGGTGATGTATTGGTTTTGCAATCAAAGCGAAGAATTCGGTTCATATTTACTCCTTACATGCACTTTGCAGGAAGCATGATGTCTTATGATGAACAAACCCAAACTTTATTTAGTTCAGACATATTTGGCGTTTTGGACAAAAACTGGAAGCTCTATGCAGACGAAGAATTGATCCAAAGAGCTCAGTTTTTCTTAGAATATTATACTGATAGCAAAGAAGCAGCTATGTATACCTACAATAAGCTAAAAGAACTACCTATTTCGAAAATCCTACCCCAACATGGTTCCATCATTGAAGAAAAATTAGTAAGTAAATTCATAGACATGTTATCAAATCTAAATCCAGGAAAACTTCTATACGTAAAGTCTGTAAACTCGAAGGAAAGAAAAATAGGAAACGAAATACTTCAAGAAATCCGAGACTTTTTAAAATCTATTTTGGATACAGAAATAAATACTGATAACTTACAAGAAATCTTTCATATTACTGCAAAACATAGCATTACTTCTTTACTACACCTTTATGATTTCATTGAAAATTTGGAAAAAAAATATGGAGTAACTATTCTAAATCAAAACCAAGAGTTATCTTATGAAACGATAAAAAACCGTTCTTTAAACACAGAAGAATTTATAAAAAAAGTTTATAAAAAACTTAATATTCCTTCAAAGAAAATTTCTTCGTCAAGAATTCAAAAATTCAACGCTTTCAAAAAAAATTTAGTAATAATGAATTTCGATATTCGAAGTTTTACTTATTGGTCACAAACCCAATCCCCAGAAGTTGTATTTAAAGTTTTAAATAAAGAAATATCTGTTGTTTCCGATATCATCCAAACCTACCGAGGAAGAGTGAACAAGGTTTTAGGAGATGGAATCTTGGCATACTTCAATGAAGAACATATCAATTTTGCATTTAGTTGTGCCATACGAATTCATAATAGAATTTTCAAAGATGGCCTGCTTCCTGCAGGAATCAGTTTTGATATGGGAGAAACTATTGTCGGTGATGTTGGATTTGAAGAAAAATTTGATTATACCTTGATTGGGAATAACGTAAATCGTGCTTTTCGTTTAAATGATATTGCTGGTAAAGGGGAAATTTCCATGTCGAAAGATTTTTTTTCTAAATTAGACACAAAAGTTCAAAATAAAATCTTACAAAATGAATATTTAGAACAAAATGTTTTTCAATATGGGAATGAAGAACCTTTTGAGTATATAAAATTTAAAGTAGTCAAATACAAAGACAACGTTAAGTTAGCTATTTAA
- a CDS encoding Wzz/FepE/Etk N-terminal domain-containing protein, with translation MVKTQAKDTNQEIPVQAVPVDEEIDLFEIIQTLNKKKKLIGITTLAFFVLGVLIFFVYPKKYKYAFMVQVNPLIMVQVNPLIITSPGLNLGINTDVLMNILKIKYDSKINPRVNELPYKIKLGQLTQGQNHIQITIEVRKKEELDQVINEVRGYLNNYPLIIEKKEILKNFKEQSLMELEKSINLGRKITDTLLAGRQQYLLDLSSGSKLNFLDLKSFEFQLKLINEEEFFVFYLPEKPEEPTGLNPLLVIGSSLVAGLFVGIFLALFMEYYEKQKGTSPL, from the coding sequence ATGGTAAAAACACAAGCAAAAGACACAAATCAAGAAATCCCTGTGCAAGCAGTTCCCGTAGATGAAGAAATAGATTTGTTTGAGATCATCCAAACCCTAAATAAGAAAAAAAAGCTGATAGGAATTACCACACTGGCATTTTTTGTTTTGGGTGTATTGATTTTCTTTGTTTATCCAAAAAAGTACAAATATGCTTTCATGGTTCAAGTCAATCCACTAATTATGGTTCAAGTCAATCCACTAATTATTACTTCTCCTGGTTTAAACTTGGGAATCAATACTGATGTGTTGATGAATATTCTGAAAATCAAGTATGATTCTAAAATCAATCCAAGAGTAAATGAATTGCCTTATAAAATTAAGTTAGGTCAATTAACTCAAGGTCAAAATCATATTCAAATTACTATTGAGGTAAGAAAAAAAGAAGAATTGGATCAAGTGATCAATGAGGTAAGAGGATATCTCAACAATTATCCATTGATTATTGAGAAAAAAGAAATATTAAAGAATTTTAAAGAACAATCTTTAATGGAACTTGAAAAAAGCATTAATTTGGGTAGAAAAATCACAGATACACTCTTGGCAGGAAGACAGCAATATCTGTTGGATTTATCAAGTGGTTCAAAGTTGAACTTTTTAGATTTGAAGAGTTTTGAGTTTCAACTAAAGCTAATCAATGAAGAAGAGTTTTTTGTGTTTTATTTACCAGAGAAGCCCGAAGAACCCACAGGATTAAATCCCCTTCTTGTGATTGGGAGTTCCTTGGTCGCAGGGTTGTTTGTGGGAATCTTTTTAGCACTTTTCATGGAATATTACGAAAAACAAAAAGGGACTTCCCCACTCTGA